GACTTTTCTAAGGGGATGAAAGGCTTTTGCTTAAAGTAAGGAAAGCTGATTATGAAAAGATGTCGATTTTCGTCGTTGACTTCCTGTTTTCTGTCAGATAACATGAAAATACTAACGATAAGTTTGGGCGAAATGAGGTGAGGCAAAAACGGTATGGCAAATTTTTTAATTGAAAAAGTGTTAAACAATAATGTTTTAATCGCGGAACACCCCTCATACCAAGAAGTGGTTTTAATTGGGAAGGGTATCGGTTTTAACCGGAAACAGGGAGAGTATATTGATACCGAAAAAGTGGAAAAGCTCTTTGTATTAAAAAATGAGCGAGAACAGCAAAACTATATTCAGCTGCTGCCATTTATCAATAGTGAATACCACGAGGCGATTATTTCAGCCATTGAACACATTAAGAAACGGATCAATAATGAGCTAAATGAACATATTCACGTGGCATTAACGGACCATTTAATGTTTGCGCTAACAAGAGTGTCCCAAGGAGTGGATTTTAATAATCCGCTTTTGGTGGAAACTAGAGCACTATATCGGTTTGAATATGAAATTGCAACAGAGGTTGTCGCCCTGCTTAAAGAAAAAACAGGAATTGCCTTGCCAGAAGGGGAGATTGGGTTTATTGCCCTCCATGTTCATAGCGGTATTACCAATAGAACGTTGTCAGAAGTAAACCAGCATTCACAGTTGGTCAGTGACCTGGTGGAAATGGTTGAAGATCAATTTGAAATTGAAATTGACAAGGAAAGTATTGATTATAAACGGCTTGTTAGGCATCTCCGTTATGCAATAGAGAGAGTGACTAACGGAGAAACAGTTTCAGAACCAGAAAAGATAACATCCCTATTGAAAGAAGAATATCCTCTGTGCTACAATCTTTCATGGAAGCTTATTAAAGTGATGCAGCAAACATTGAAAATGAAAGTCTTCGATGCGGAGGCTGTTTATTTAACATTACATTTACAGCGTTTGCAAAATAAATTTAAATAGCCATTATTTTTACGTGTTACTGATTCGATCAGGCATGAGTGAAAAGATTAATTGAAATGAAGGTTAAGGGGCATTCTATTCCCATACCTTCATTCAATTTACTTTTTGCTCATGCTTTTTTGCGTTCTTTTGATGTGACTGTAACGACTTTAGGTGAGCTGAGTTGGAAATATAAATTATGTAGGAGGTTAGATTATGTTTAAAAAAGCTTTTGGCGTTTTGCAAAAAGTTGGTAAAGCGCTTATGCTTCCTGTTGCCATTTTGCCGGCTGCCGGTATTCTTTTGGCTTTTGGTACTGCTTTAACAAATCCGACTTTGTTAGATTTGGCGCCATTCCTTAATAACCATGGAGTATCGTTGGTTGCCAATGTTATGGCGGGCGCAGGTAACGTTGTTTTCGGAAATCTTCCGTTGCTCTTTGCTGTCGGGGTTGCCGTTGGTTTAGCTGGCGGTGAAGGTGTTGCTGGTCTGGCGGCGATTGTCGGTTTCTTGATTATGAACATCACGATGGGAACTGTACTTGGGATTGATGCTAAAGATATAGCGAGAGATCCAAATAGTTACGCTCAAGTTTTGGGAATTCCAACGTTGATTACTGGGGTATTTGGCGGTATCATCGTTGGTATCATGGCTGCATCCTTGTATAATCGATTCTTTGAAATTGAATTGCCATCTTATTTAGGATTCTTTGCTGGTAAGCGTTTTGTTCCAATTGTAACAGCTGCAAGTGCGATTATTTTAGGATTAGTTATGATTGTAGTTTGGCCTCCGGTTCAACATGGTTTAAACTATTTCTCTACACACATGGTGGATGCAAACTTAACTCTTTCTGCATTTATTTTCGGTTTAGTTGAACGTTCACTTATTCCATTTGGTTTGCACCATATCTGGTATGCACCATTCTGGTACCAATTTGGCAGTTACACAACAAAAGCTGGACAAGTGGTACACGGCGACCAAGTTATTTTCATGGCGCAAATTAAAGATAACGTAAAACATTTAACTGCAGGTACATTTACAACTGGTAAATATCCATTCATGATGTTTGGTCTTCCTGCGGCTGCATTAGCGATATATCATGAAGCAAGACCTGAAAAGAAAGCAATTGTCGGCGGTCTTATGTTCTCTGCTGGTTTAACTTCTTTCTTAACTGGTATTACAGAACCAATTGAATTCTCATTTTTATTCGTTGCACCAGTA
Above is a genomic segment from Neobacillus endophyticus containing:
- the glcT gene encoding glucose PTS transporter transcription antiterminator GlcT, with the translated sequence MANFLIEKVLNNNVLIAEHPSYQEVVLIGKGIGFNRKQGEYIDTEKVEKLFVLKNEREQQNYIQLLPFINSEYHEAIISAIEHIKKRINNELNEHIHVALTDHLMFALTRVSQGVDFNNPLLVETRALYRFEYEIATEVVALLKEKTGIALPEGEIGFIALHVHSGITNRTLSEVNQHSQLVSDLVEMVEDQFEIEIDKESIDYKRLVRHLRYAIERVTNGETVSEPEKITSLLKEEYPLCYNLSWKLIKVMQQTLKMKVFDAEAVYLTLHLQRLQNKFK